In one window of Photorhabdus laumondii subsp. laumondii DNA:
- a CDS encoding type II toxin-antitoxin system RelB/DinJ family antitoxin, producing MGTETYVRTRIDPAIKQEATDVLAAIGIKMSDFLRIAVTMVAKEKALPFEIKKIPNRVTVEAMNEARSSMNARFNDADDLIHDIEKDCGK from the coding sequence ATGGGTACTGAAACTTATGTTCGCACACGTATAGACCCAGCAATTAAGCAAGAGGCAACCGATGTTTTAGCTGCTATTGGGATTAAAATGTCTGACTTTCTACGCATTGCTGTAACGATGGTGGCCAAAGAAAAGGCGCTACCTTTCGAGATCAAGAAAATCCCTAACAGAGTTACTGTTGAGGCTATGAATGAGGCGAGAAGCTCAATGAATGCACGTTTTAACGATGCGGATGATTTAATTCATGACATTGAAAAAGACTGCGGCAAGTAA
- the pgpA gene encoding phosphatidylglycerophosphatase A: protein MDKAKHRLRMSNPWHLLATGFGSGLSPVVPGTMGSAAAIPFWLLLVQFPEWICWLVIIVGMFFGIMICQRTSDDMKVHDHGSIVWDEFIGMWITLMAIPMVNWQWVLTGFIVFRILDMWKPWPIRWFDRYVHGGLGIMLDDVIAAGFSFVIVWLLAFYQIFIF from the coding sequence ATGGATAAGGCAAAGCATCGTTTACGGATGAGTAATCCCTGGCATCTATTAGCGACAGGTTTTGGTAGTGGGCTGTCGCCCGTGGTGCCGGGGACAATGGGATCGGCAGCGGCTATTCCATTCTGGTTATTACTGGTTCAGTTTCCGGAATGGATTTGCTGGTTGGTTATTATTGTTGGGATGTTTTTCGGCATAATGATTTGTCAGCGTACTTCTGATGATATGAAGGTTCATGACCATGGTAGTATTGTCTGGGATGAATTTATCGGTATGTGGATCACATTGATGGCAATCCCTATGGTTAACTGGCAGTGGGTTTTGACCGGTTTTATAGTGTTTCGTATTCTGGATATGTGGAAACCGTGGCCAATTCGCTGGTTTGATCGCTATGTTCATGGTGGATTAGGCATCATGTTGGATGATGTTATCGCTGCTGGATTTTCTTTCGTGATTGTTTGGTTACTGGCGTTTTATCAGATTTTTATTTTCTGA
- the thiL gene encoding thiamine-phosphate kinase produces MACGEFDLIARYFDRQEINRRDVNLGIGDDCALMTLADKQQLAVSTDTLVSGVHFLPDISPEDLAYKSLAVNLSDLAAVGADPAWLSLALTLPEVDERWLSGFSDSLFEQLRYYGMQLIGGDTTRGPMSLTLTIHGLVPAGRALRRTGAKNGDWIYVSGSLGDSAAGLALLQNRLQIFDPVSHNWLVQRHLRPQPRILQGQALRGLATSAIDLSDGLISDLGHILKASRCGARINLDALPYSDAMKQYVEPQQALMWALSGGEDYELCFTVPERNRGALEIALAHTGAGFSCVGQIMAESEGIRYYSNNKEIKLDLKGFDHFITEEAHG; encoded by the coding sequence ATGGCATGTGGCGAATTTGACCTCATTGCACGTTATTTTGATCGCCAGGAGATTAACCGGCGTGATGTAAATTTAGGTATTGGTGATGACTGCGCACTGATGACACTAGCCGATAAACAACAATTGGCGGTTAGTACGGATACCTTAGTTTCAGGCGTTCATTTTTTACCTGATATTTCTCCTGAAGATTTAGCTTACAAATCTCTTGCTGTGAATCTGAGTGATCTGGCCGCAGTCGGCGCTGATCCTGCCTGGCTTTCATTAGCGTTAACATTACCGGAAGTGGATGAACGCTGGCTGAGTGGTTTCAGTGACAGTCTGTTTGAGCAGTTGCGTTATTATGGTATGCAGCTTATTGGTGGTGACACTACCCGCGGTCCGATGAGTCTGACGTTGACGATTCATGGTTTAGTTCCCGCAGGCAGGGCGTTACGGCGTACTGGCGCAAAAAATGGCGATTGGATTTATGTGAGTGGATCGCTGGGGGATAGTGCGGCGGGTTTGGCTCTGTTACAAAATCGTTTGCAAATTTTTGATCCGGTATCTCACAACTGGTTGGTTCAGCGCCATCTCAGGCCGCAGCCTCGTATTTTACAAGGGCAAGCACTACGTGGCTTGGCAACATCAGCAATTGATTTATCTGATGGTTTGATTTCTGATTTAGGTCACATTCTGAAAGCCAGCCGATGTGGAGCCAGAATAAATCTGGATGCGCTTCCTTACTCTGATGCAATGAAACAGTACGTTGAACCACAACAAGCTTTAATGTGGGCTTTGAGTGGTGGTGAGGACTATGAATTGTGTTTTACTGTCCCAGAGAGGAATCGTGGTGCGTTGGAAATTGCGTTGGCGCATACCGGTGCTGGTTTTAGCTGTGTTGGACAGATTATGGCGGAATCAGAGGGTATTCGTTATTACAGCAATAATAAAGAGATTAAATTAGATCTGAAAGGGTTCGATCACTTTATTACCGAGGAAGCACATGGATAA
- the nusB gene encoding transcription antitermination factor NusB, whose protein sequence is MKPAARRRARECAVQAIYSWQLSGNSIADVELQFLSEQDVTGVDVTYFRELLSGVAVNAAKLDALMAPYLSRQLEELGQVEKAILRIAMFELSYRDDVPYKVAINEAIELAKVFGAEDSHKFVNGVLDKSGPAVRRKR, encoded by the coding sequence GTGAAACCTGCTGCTCGTCGTCGTGCTCGTGAGTGCGCTGTTCAGGCTATATATTCATGGCAATTATCTGGCAATAGCATTGCTGATGTTGAATTACAGTTTCTGTCGGAGCAGGACGTCACTGGTGTTGACGTAACCTATTTTCGCGAATTGCTGTCAGGAGTAGCTGTAAATGCGGCTAAGCTGGATGCTTTGATGGCCCCTTATCTTTCCCGTCAGCTCGAAGAGTTAGGTCAGGTAGAAAAAGCCATTTTGCGTATTGCTATGTTTGAACTAAGTTATCGTGATGATGTCCCTTATAAAGTGGCTATTAACGAAGCTATCGAATTGGCAAAAGTCTTCGGTGCTGAAGATAGCCACAAGTTCGTAAACGGGGTACTGGATAAATCTGGCCCGGCAGTACGCAGAAAAAGATAA
- the ribE gene encoding 6,7-dimethyl-8-ribityllumazine synthase, which translates to MNVIKGVVAAPQARVAIAIARFNNFINDSLLGGAVDALERIGQVASENITVVWVPGAYELPLTVKTLVETQKYDAVVALGTVIRGGTAHFEYVAGECSSGLSSVAMASEIPVAFGVLTTESIEQAIERAGTKAGNKGAEAALTALEMVNVINAIKG; encoded by the coding sequence ATGAACGTAATCAAAGGTGTTGTTGCAGCTCCACAAGCTCGTGTGGCGATTGCCATTGCACGTTTTAACAACTTCATTAATGACAGTCTGTTAGGAGGAGCGGTGGATGCGCTTGAGCGTATCGGTCAGGTTGCTTCAGAGAATATCACTGTTGTCTGGGTTCCTGGTGCTTACGAGTTGCCATTAACAGTGAAGACATTGGTCGAAACCCAAAAATATGACGCTGTTGTCGCGCTAGGTACAGTTATCCGTGGTGGTACCGCTCATTTTGAATACGTTGCTGGTGAATGCAGTTCTGGTCTGTCTAGTGTAGCGATGGCTAGTGAAATTCCAGTAGCGTTTGGTGTTCTGACCACAGAAAGCATTGAACAGGCGATTGAGCGTGCTGGAACCAAAGCGGGTAATAAAGGCGCAGAAGCCGCATTAACCGCACTGGAAATGGTCAATGTAATTAATGCCATTAAAGGCTGA
- the ribD gene encoding bifunctional diaminohydroxyphosphoribosylaminopyrimidine deaminase/5-amino-6-(5-phosphoribosylamino)uracil reductase RibD, with translation MNNDKKYMARALELARQGRFTTSPNPNVGCVIVHDGQIVGEGFHLRSGEPHAEVYALQIAGDKAKGATVYVTLEPCSHHGKTPPCADALIAAGVSRVVAAMQDPNPQVAGRGLYKLQQAGIAVEHGLMMEEAESLNRGFLKRMRTGFPYIQLKMATSLDGRTALASGESKWITSPQARCDVQKFRAQCSAILSSSSTVLADDPHLTVRWSELDAEIQAVYPEENLCQPVRVIVDSQNRVSPQHQVIQQPGYCWLARTKVDEHDLSENVEQILLPAHGIGVDLVSLMMQLGKRQINTVWTECGALLAGALLTLGLVDELVLYVAPKVLGDTARGLFTIPELKNLAEAPEFDIFDVQQVGPDLRLHLRPVY, from the coding sequence GTGAATAACGATAAAAAATATATGGCGCGCGCTTTGGAATTGGCGCGTCAAGGGCGCTTTACCACGTCACCTAATCCTAACGTTGGTTGTGTGATTGTGCATGATGGACAAATTGTTGGGGAAGGTTTTCATTTACGTTCTGGTGAGCCGCATGCTGAGGTTTACGCGTTACAGATAGCCGGAGATAAAGCTAAAGGCGCAACTGTTTATGTCACGCTTGAGCCATGCAGCCATCACGGTAAGACCCCGCCTTGTGCCGATGCGTTGATTGCGGCTGGCGTTAGCCGTGTGGTTGCGGCGATGCAGGATCCCAATCCACAGGTAGCAGGAAGAGGGCTTTATAAGCTGCAACAGGCTGGTATTGCAGTAGAACATGGACTGATGATGGAAGAAGCTGAATCTCTCAACCGGGGGTTTTTGAAGCGGATGCGTACCGGGTTTCCATATATTCAGTTGAAGATGGCGACTTCTCTCGACGGCCGAACGGCATTAGCTTCTGGTGAAAGTAAATGGATTACATCACCACAAGCTCGCTGTGATGTGCAAAAATTCCGTGCTCAATGTAGCGCGATTCTGAGTTCCAGTAGCACTGTTTTAGCTGATGATCCTCACTTGACAGTTCGTTGGAGTGAATTGGACGCAGAAATTCAGGCGGTTTATCCCGAGGAAAATCTTTGTCAACCGGTACGTGTTATTGTTGACAGTCAGAATCGTGTTAGCCCCCAGCATCAGGTCATACAGCAGCCCGGTTATTGTTGGCTGGCTCGCACTAAAGTAGATGAACATGACTTATCTGAAAATGTAGAACAGATACTGTTACCTGCTCATGGTATTGGGGTAGATTTGGTGTCATTGATGATGCAGCTGGGTAAGCGCCAGATCAACACAGTCTGGACTGAGTGTGGGGCATTGCTGGCAGGCGCATTGCTAACTTTAGGGTTGGTGGATGAATTGGTTCTTTATGTTGCGCCAAAAGTGCTAGGTGATACGGCTCGTGGTTTGTTCACTATTCCTGAACTCAAAAATCTGGCAGAGGCACCGGAATTTGACATTTTCGATGTACAGCAAGTTGGGCCTGATCTTCGTCTGCATCTGCGGCCTGTATACTGA
- the nrdR gene encoding transcriptional regulator NrdR, which produces MHCPFCAAVDTKVIDSRLVGDGSQVRRRRQCLECHERFTTFEMAELVMPRVIKSDDIREPFDEEKLRRGMQKALEKRPVSSDDVEMAISYIKSQLRATGEREVPSKMIGNLVMDELKKLDKVAYIRFASVYRSFEDIREFGEEIARLQG; this is translated from the coding sequence ATGCATTGCCCATTTTGTGCTGCTGTTGATACCAAAGTGATTGACTCTCGTTTGGTAGGGGATGGCTCGCAGGTGCGCCGACGGCGCCAGTGTCTTGAGTGTCATGAACGATTCACCACTTTTGAAATGGCTGAGCTAGTTATGCCTAGAGTAATAAAAAGTGACGATATCCGAGAGCCGTTCGATGAAGAGAAATTGCGCCGTGGTATGCAAAAAGCACTGGAAAAGCGCCCAGTCAGTTCTGATGATGTAGAAATGGCGATTAGCTATATTAAATCTCAGTTACGTGCTACCGGTGAGCGGGAAGTTCCATCCAAGATGATTGGTAATCTGGTTATGGATGAATTGAAGAAATTGGATAAAGTCGCCTATATCCGTTTTGCTTCTGTCTATCGCAGCTTTGAAGATATTCGTGAATTTGGCGAAGAGATTGCTAGATTACAAGGTTGA
- the secF gene encoding protein translocase subunit SecF, whose amino-acid sequence MAQDYTVEQLNYGRRVYDFMRWDNVAFGISLLLLVASVFVMATRGFNWGLDFTGGTVIEIKLSQSADLDKMRDNLAKAGFEDPLLQNFGSSRDVMVRMPPVTGAANEELGKKVIKVINDTIDKDASVNRIEIVGPSVGAELAQDGAMALLAALICILIYVGFRFEWRLALGAVLALAHDVIITLGVLSLFRIEIDLTIVASLMSVIGYSLNDSIVVSDRIRENFRKIRRGTSYEIMNVSLTQTLSRTIMTSATTLLVVLMLYIFGGAMLKGFSLAMLIGVSIGTVSSIYVASALALKLGMKREHMIQQKVEKEGADQPSLLP is encoded by the coding sequence GTGGCACAGGATTATACTGTTGAACAATTGAACTACGGTCGCAGAGTCTATGACTTTATGCGCTGGGACAACGTTGCTTTCGGAATTTCGTTGCTGCTGTTGGTAGCTTCTGTTTTTGTGATGGCAACTCGCGGGTTTAACTGGGGACTCGATTTTACCGGTGGTACGGTAATTGAAATCAAACTCAGTCAATCTGCTGATCTGGATAAGATGCGTGATAACCTGGCAAAAGCGGGCTTTGAAGATCCGCTGTTGCAAAATTTCGGTAGTAGCCGTGATGTAATGGTGCGTATGCCACCAGTTACGGGTGCGGCGAATGAGGAACTGGGTAAAAAGGTTATTAAAGTCATTAATGACACCATTGATAAAGATGCGAGTGTCAATCGTATTGAAATTGTTGGGCCGAGTGTCGGTGCTGAGCTCGCCCAAGATGGTGCAATGGCGTTGCTGGCGGCGCTTATCTGTATCTTGATTTATGTTGGGTTCCGTTTTGAATGGCGTTTAGCATTGGGTGCGGTTCTTGCGCTTGCCCATGATGTCATCATCACGCTAGGGGTTCTGTCATTGTTCCGTATCGAGATTGACCTGACCATTGTGGCATCGCTGATGTCAGTTATCGGTTACTCATTGAATGACAGTATCGTGGTTTCTGACCGTATCCGTGAGAATTTCCGTAAGATCCGTCGTGGTACGTCGTATGAAATTATGAACGTCTCTCTGACGCAAACATTGAGCCGTACAATCATGACATCTGCAACAACTTTACTGGTGGTGCTGATGTTGTATATTTTCGGTGGTGCAATGTTGAAGGGTTTCTCACTAGCGATGTTAATTGGTGTTTCTATCGGTACGGTATCTTCTATCTATGTTGCTTCCGCTTTAGCGTTGAAACTGGGTATGAAGCGTGAACACATGATCCAGCAAAAGGTTGAGAAGGAAGGAGCTGATCAGCCATCTTTACTGCCTTAA
- the secD gene encoding protein translocase subunit SecD, with protein sequence MLNRYPLWKYLMLIAAILIGLLYALPNLYGEDPAVQITGARGIAASEQTLVQIHNVLEKNQIASKSIALENGAILARFDNSDIQLRAREALVSTLGDQYVVALNLAPATPTWLSKVGAEPMKLGLDLRGGVHFLMEVDMETALGKLQEQNIDGLRTDLREKGIPYSTARKIDNYGVEIRFRDEKARSEAENYLTGRHRDLVFSIGSNNTLKAVMSDERQREARSYAVQQNITILRNRVNQLGVAEPLVQRQGADRIVVELPGIQDTARAKEILGATATLEFRLVNTGIDSTAATSGRVPGDSEVKSTRDGNPVVLYKRVILTGDHITDSIPDTDEYGNPQVSISLDSAGGTAMSNFTKDNVGKPMATLFVEYKDSGKKDANGRSVLVKHEEVINIANIQTRLGNSFRITGLSNATEARQLSLLLRAGALIAPIQIVEERTIGPTLGLQNIEQGLEACLWGLIASILFMVIYYRKFGVIASSALLANLVLIVGIMSLLPGATLTMPGIAGIVLTLAVAVDANVLINERIKEELRNGRTVQQAIHEGYKGAFSSIIDANLTTLITAVILYAVGTGSIKGFAITTSIGVATSMFTAIVGTRGIVNLLYGGKRIKKLSI encoded by the coding sequence GTGCTAAACCGTTATCCTTTGTGGAAGTATCTGATGCTGATCGCTGCGATCCTCATCGGTTTGCTTTATGCACTTCCCAACCTTTATGGTGAGGATCCGGCTGTACAAATCACTGGCGCGCGAGGCATTGCCGCCAGTGAGCAAACGCTGGTCCAAATCCATAATGTTTTAGAAAAAAATCAAATCGCGAGTAAATCTATTGCGCTGGAAAATGGTGCGATTCTTGCTCGTTTCGATAATTCCGATATTCAGCTTCGTGCCCGTGAAGCATTGGTGTCCACATTAGGCGATCAGTACGTGGTGGCACTGAACCTGGCACCAGCAACACCAACTTGGTTAAGTAAGGTTGGTGCCGAACCAATGAAACTGGGTCTTGATCTGCGAGGTGGGGTGCACTTCCTGATGGAAGTGGATATGGAAACCGCATTAGGCAAACTGCAAGAGCAGAATATTGATGGCCTGCGCACTGATTTGCGTGAAAAAGGTATTCCTTACTCCACTGCCCGTAAAATTGATAATTACGGTGTAGAAATCCGCTTCCGTGATGAGAAAGCACGGTCTGAGGCGGAAAACTATCTTACTGGCCGTCACCGTGATTTAGTTTTCAGTATTGGAAGCAATAATACTCTGAAAGCGGTGATGAGTGATGAACGTCAGCGCGAAGCCCGCTCTTATGCGGTGCAGCAGAATATTACCATTCTGCGTAACCGTGTTAATCAACTGGGTGTGGCTGAACCATTGGTTCAGCGTCAGGGCGCTGACCGTATCGTGGTTGAATTACCGGGTATTCAGGATACTGCTCGTGCAAAAGAGATTCTTGGTGCGACAGCAACGTTGGAATTCCGTCTGGTCAATACCGGTATTGACTCTACCGCAGCTACATCAGGCCGTGTGCCAGGTGATTCTGAGGTGAAGAGCACTCGTGATGGTAATCCGGTTGTGTTATATAAACGTGTTATTCTGACCGGTGATCACATTACAGATTCAATCCCGGATACCGATGAATATGGTAATCCACAGGTCAGTATTTCACTGGACAGTGCCGGTGGCACAGCGATGTCTAATTTCACCAAAGACAATGTTGGTAAGCCAATGGCGACATTGTTTGTGGAATATAAAGACAGCGGTAAGAAAGATGCTAATGGTCGGTCGGTGTTAGTTAAACATGAAGAAGTGATTAACATTGCTAATATTCAGACTCGTCTGGGGAACAGTTTCCGTATCACGGGCCTTTCCAACGCAACCGAAGCGCGTCAGTTATCCTTATTGTTGCGTGCGGGTGCTCTGATCGCGCCGATTCAGATTGTAGAAGAGCGTACTATTGGGCCAACCCTTGGTCTGCAAAACATTGAACAAGGTTTAGAGGCTTGTCTGTGGGGCTTAATTGCATCAATTCTGTTTATGGTGATTTACTATCGCAAATTCGGCGTGATTGCGAGCAGTGCGTTGTTGGCTAATCTGGTGCTGATTGTTGGTATCATGTCTCTGTTACCAGGGGCGACGTTAACCATGCCGGGGATTGCGGGTATTGTGCTAACGCTGGCGGTGGCGGTTGATGCGAACGTGCTGATCAACGAACGTATCAAAGAAGAGTTGCGTAATGGCCGGACAGTCCAACAAGCGATACATGAAGGTTATAAAGGCGCTTTCTCCAGTATTATTGATGCTAACTTGACCACGTTGATTACGGCGGTCATTCTTTATGCTGTTGGTACCGGGTCAATTAAAGGCTTTGCGATAACAACGTCAATTGGTGTCGCGACTTCTATGTTCACCGCTATTGTAGGTACGCGAGGAATCGTTAACCTGCTATACGGCGGTAAGCGTATTAAGAAGCTGTCAATTTAA
- the yajC gene encoding preprotein translocase subunit YajC: MSIISEAAASAGAPAQGSPYSLIIMLVVFGLIFYFMILRPQQKRTKEHRKLMDSISKGDEVMTNGGLIGRVTKVSDTGYIVVALNDTTEVTIKRDFVAAVLPKGTMKAL; this comes from the coding sequence ATGAGTATTATTTCTGAAGCAGCAGCATCTGCTGGCGCACCGGCTCAGGGAAGCCCATATTCTTTGATCATCATGCTGGTCGTTTTCGGCTTGATCTTCTATTTCATGATCCTGCGTCCACAACAGAAACGTACCAAAGAACACAGAAAGCTGATGGATTCTATTTCCAAAGGTGATGAGGTGATGACCAATGGTGGTTTGATTGGTCGTGTCACAAAAGTTTCTGACACGGGTTATATCGTTGTAGCACTGAATGACACTACTGAAGTGACCATTAAACGTGATTTCGTCGCTGCCGTTTTACCGAAAGGTACAATGAAAGCTCTGTAA
- the tgt gene encoding tRNA guanosine(34) transglycosylase Tgt: MKFELQTTDGQARRGRLIFERGVVETPAFMPVGTYGTVKGMTPEEVKETGAQILLGNTFHLWLRPGQEIMKLHGDLHGFMQWHGPILTDSGGFQVFSLGAMRKIKEEGVHFRNPINGTPVFLSPEKSMEIQYDLGSDIVMIFDECTPYPADWDYAKRSMEMSLRWAARSRKRFDELQNKNALFGIIQGSIYEDLRDISVKGLVEIGFDGYAVGGLAVGEPKEDMHRILEHVCPQIPQDKPRYLMGVGKPEDLVEGVRRGIDMFDCVMPTRNARNGHLFVTHGVIKIRNAKHKEDTSPLDEQCDCYTCRNYSRAYLHHLDRCNEILGARLNTIHNLRYYQRLMAKIRQAIEEGNLEQFVEDFYQRIGKPVPALSI, from the coding sequence GTGAAATTTGAATTACAAACTACCGACGGTCAAGCTCGTCGTGGTCGTCTGATTTTTGAGCGTGGCGTGGTAGAAACGCCGGCATTTATGCCAGTTGGGACTTATGGCACAGTAAAAGGAATGACACCGGAAGAAGTGAAAGAAACCGGTGCGCAGATCTTGCTTGGCAATACTTTCCATTTGTGGCTGCGTCCAGGGCAGGAAATCATGAAACTTCATGGCGATCTGCATGGATTTATGCAATGGCATGGTCCAATCTTGACGGATTCAGGCGGTTTTCAGGTATTCAGCCTTGGCGCCATGCGTAAAATCAAAGAGGAAGGTGTACATTTCCGTAACCCAATTAATGGTACGCCGGTTTTCCTCAGCCCAGAAAAATCGATGGAAATCCAGTATGACTTGGGTTCTGATATTGTCATGATTTTTGATGAATGTACGCCATATCCTGCTGATTGGGATTATGCGAAACGTTCGATGGAGATGTCGTTACGTTGGGCTGCGCGTAGTCGTAAGCGTTTTGATGAACTACAGAATAAAAATGCTTTGTTTGGTATTATTCAGGGAAGCATTTATGAAGATTTACGTGACATCTCAGTAAAAGGTCTGGTGGAGATTGGTTTTGATGGATACGCTGTAGGTGGTCTGGCGGTAGGGGAGCCTAAAGAGGATATGCACCGCATTCTTGAACATGTCTGTCCGCAAATCCCGCAAGACAAACCGCGCTATCTGATGGGAGTAGGAAAACCAGAGGATTTGGTGGAGGGAGTTCGTCGCGGCATTGATATGTTCGATTGTGTGATGCCAACCCGTAATGCCCGTAATGGTCATCTTTTTGTGACCCATGGTGTGATTAAAATCCGTAATGCCAAACATAAAGAGGATACTTCGCCACTGGATGAGCAGTGTGACTGTTATACTTGTCGGAATTATAGTCGGGCATATTTGCATCATCTTGACCGTTGTAACGAAATTCTCGGTGCAAGGCTGAATACTATCCATAATTTGCGGTATTATCAGCGCCTGATGGCTAAGATCCGTCAGGCCATTGAGGAAGGTAATCTTGAACAGTTTGTTGAAGATTTTTATCAACGGATTGGTAAACCCGTTCCGGCATTAAGTATTTGA
- the queA gene encoding tRNA preQ1(34) S-adenosylmethionine ribosyltransferase-isomerase QueA has protein sequence MRVSDFTFELPDEMIAHYPQPQRSGCRLLSLDGETGALTHGIFTDVLDKLNAGDLLVFNNTRVIPARIFGRKATGGKLEVLVERVLDDKRVLAHVRASKAPKEGTELLLGDNESLKATMLARHDTLFEIRFDDERDVLSILDDIGHMPLPPYINRPDEEADRELYQTVYSERPGAVAAPTAGLHFDEPLLEALRKKGVEMVFVTLHVGAGTFQPVRVETIEDHIMHAEYAEVPQDVVDAVLACKARGNKVVAVGTTSVRSLESAAKACQDELIAPFFNDTQIFIYPGFEYQVVDALITNFHLPESTLIMLVSAFAGYKNTMNAYQEAVAEKYRFFSYGDAMFIRRNPFACKEKIS, from the coding sequence ATGCGTGTCTCCGATTTTACTTTTGAACTTCCTGACGAAATGATTGCTCATTACCCTCAACCACAACGTAGTGGCTGTCGTTTGCTCTCGCTTGATGGTGAAACGGGGGCATTAACGCATGGTATTTTTACGGATGTTCTCGATAAGCTGAATGCCGGAGATTTACTGGTTTTTAATAATACCCGCGTCATACCTGCGCGTATTTTCGGCCGAAAAGCTACGGGCGGTAAGCTGGAAGTGCTGGTTGAACGGGTGTTGGATGATAAGCGGGTACTTGCACATGTGCGTGCTTCCAAAGCGCCAAAAGAGGGAACTGAGCTGTTATTAGGTGACAATGAAAGTCTTAAAGCAACCATGTTGGCCCGTCATGATACCTTGTTCGAAATACGTTTTGATGATGAACGTGATGTGTTGTCCATTTTGGATGACATAGGTCATATGCCTTTGCCGCCTTATATTAATCGTCCTGATGAAGAGGCAGACCGTGAGTTGTACCAAACTGTATACAGTGAACGGCCCGGAGCGGTAGCTGCACCAACGGCCGGTCTTCATTTTGATGAGCCATTATTGGAAGCGCTGCGTAAAAAGGGCGTGGAGATGGTTTTTGTGACATTGCATGTTGGTGCGGGTACTTTCCAGCCTGTGCGGGTGGAGACCATTGAAGACCATATTATGCATGCTGAGTATGCAGAAGTGCCACAGGATGTGGTTGATGCTGTGCTGGCATGTAAGGCGCGAGGTAACAAAGTTGTTGCCGTTGGCACAACGTCAGTTCGATCGCTGGAAAGTGCCGCAAAAGCCTGTCAGGATGAGTTAATTGCGCCATTTTTTAATGACACGCAAATTTTTATCTATCCGGGTTTTGAATATCAGGTTGTGGACGCGTTGATTACTAATTTCCATTTGCCGGAATCGACACTTATTATGCTGGTTTCTGCGTTTGCGGGTTATAAAAATACGATGAATGCTTATCAAGAGGCGGTTGCAGAAAAATATCGTTTCTTTAGTTATGGTGATGCTATGTTTATTCGTCGTAATCCCTTCGCTTGCAAGGAAAAGATTTCTTAA
- a CDS encoding ACP phosphodiesterase — protein sequence MNFLAHLHLATLADSSLLGNLMADFVRGNPEGQYSADVVAGIRMHRRVDVLTDTHPLVIQARHLFSNSYRRVAPITLDIIWDHFLSLNWDKLVPTYSLPAFIHHARSQIEPHLYYTPEKFQELNAFLWRQNWLIRYADLAFIADVLKGMARRHPRLSALSGSFQDIEQHYADFDALFWQFYPYMMEKAENKDFYCLPQ from the coding sequence ATGAATTTTCTCGCTCACCTTCATTTAGCAACTCTGGCTGACAGTTCCTTACTAGGAAATCTGATGGCTGATTTTGTGCGCGGTAATCCAGAGGGACAATACAGTGCTGATGTGGTTGCAGGTATTCGTATGCATCGGCGTGTTGACGTATTAACAGATACCCATCCACTGGTTATTCAAGCCCGTCATTTATTCAGTAATTCATATCGACGGGTTGCGCCGATTACTTTAGATATTATCTGGGATCACTTCCTCTCCTTGAATTGGGATAAACTGGTTCCCACTTACTCATTACCGGCATTTATTCACCATGCTCGTAGTCAGATTGAACCTCATCTTTATTACACTCCCGAAAAATTTCAGGAGCTGAATGCGTTTTTATGGCGGCAAAACTGGCTGATCCGTTATGCAGATCTTGCATTTATCGCAGATGTATTAAAAGGCATGGCTCGAAGACATCCCAGATTATCGGCTTTATCTGGATCATTTCAGGATATAGAGCAACATTACGCTGATTTCGACGCACTATTCTGGCAATTTTATCCCTATATGATGGAAAAGGCAGAAAATAAGGATTTTTACTGCTTACCCCAATAG